Genomic window (Subtercola endophyticus):
ACGAGGTCGCCGGTGTCAACCGCGTTGTGCTCGACGTCACGTCGAAGCCGCCGGGCACTATCGAGTGGGAGTAAGCGAGGGCGGGGCGCCGCGGGCCGCCTGAACGGCGGCTCGCTCTATGCGCCGCGCATTGATTTGGGCGTGCGGAGTGGCCTGGGGCATTCTTGTTGACTCGGCTGTGACTGAGAGACGTGCGTGAAGTCGTGATATCCTCATTTTATGACACTTCTCGACAGCGCTGCAATTTCGTATTACGGTATTGATATGAATGCTGACGAAACCATTCGCGGGGCGCCGGTCACCGAAGAGCAGATTGCAGCGTGGGCGGCCGAAGCAGAGGCAGGCTATGACGTCGATGCTCTGAAAAAGCGGGGCCGCGGGCGCCCTGGTCGCGGCGCCGAAGCCTCGCAAGTGGTGACGCTACGACTTACGCTGAACGAGCTCGCCGCGATCGACGCCAAGGCGCAACGAGAAGGCAAGACGCGCTCTCAGGTCATCCGCGAGGCGCTGGTGGCTTCTGCTGCGTGAATGAAACGAGCTGGTGATCCACGCGATGAAAGCACGTCTGCAAATGGAACGACTCCTGCCGTAGAGAACCCGGCAAGCACCTTGATCCGACAACCAATATGATTGTGAGTGAGCGCTCACTCAGGTACGCTCGAACGCATGACGCAGACAGACCTCGATCGAGCGGCCGAGAGGCTGCGAACGGAGGCGCGATCCCGCCGAGCCCCTGCGATGGCGCTTGAGGATCGCCGAGCATCCATCATCGCCGCCG
Coding sequences:
- a CDS encoding ribbon-helix-helix domain-containing protein, which translates into the protein MTLLDSAAISYYGIDMNADETIRGAPVTEEQIAAWAAEAEAGYDVDALKKRGRGRPGRGAEASQVVTLRLTLNELAAIDAKAQREGKTRSQVIREALVASAA